The genomic window AGCGGCGCTGGCGAGCCGCCCAGAAGGCCGGCCTCACAGAGGTCCCGGCCATCGTGCGAGACGCCGACGAGGAGGAGCTCCTGGAGCTCGCCCTGGTGGAGAACCTCCAGCGCGAAGACCTCAACCCGGTGGAAGAAGCCCAGGCGTACCGGCTCCTCCTGGACCGAACCGGCATCTCCCAGGAGGCCCTCGCGGGGCGCATCGGCAAGTCCCGCGTGGCGGTGGTCAACGCCCTGCGCCTCCTCACCCTGCCCACCGAGGCCCTCGAGGCCCTCCGTGACGGCGCCATTACCGCCGGCCATGCCCGGGCCATCCTGGCCTGCTCCGGGGACGACGCACGTCGGGAGCTCCTGCGCCAGGTCCTCCGCCGGGGTCTTTCGGTGCGCGAGGCCGAGCAGCTCGCCCGGCGCCCCTGCGCGGCGCCCGAGCCCAGGCCGCCCAAGGACCCCAATGTCCGAGACCTGGAAAACCGCCTCGCCCGGCGCCTCGGGACCCGGGTGGCCGTGCAGCCGGGGCGCCGCAAGGGCGCGGGGAGCATCCGGATCGACTACCGCAGCCTCGACGACCTCGATCGGCTCCTGTCCCTCCTGGAGCCACCGGGGCGGTGACCGGGGGCGTCCTGCGGGCCCCGAGCGCTTCTTGACACCCGG from Thermodesulfobacteriota bacterium includes these protein-coding regions:
- a CDS encoding ParB/RepB/Spo0J family partition protein, which encodes MTNPAKKHRTALGSGLDALLPDRLEGEFFLCPVEEIHPSPHQPRQHFPEGTLEELAQSIREKGLIQPVIVRRSSEGSYELIAGERRWRAAQKAGLTEVPAIVRDADEEELLELALVENLQREDLNPVEEAQAYRLLLDRTGISQEALAGRIGKSRVAVVNALRLLTLPTEALEALRDGAITAGHARAILACSGDDARRELLRQVLRRGLSVREAEQLARRPCAAPEPRPPKDPNVRDLENRLARRLGTRVAVQPGRRKGAGSIRIDYRSLDDLDRLLSLLEPPGR